Sequence from the Clostridium botulinum genome:
TTTTCTATTTTCATAATTTCCCCCTAATAATTAAAGAATTTTCTATTGTTGATTTCTTTTAAGTTGATAAAAAAATAAAATTTTATTATGTTCCTTTTTTTGTTTTTATTGAATCAAATTAAATGTTATGTACTAATTTTTCTAATATACTCTTCTTTAATAATTTACTTTTAAAGAAATAATATCATATTTTCTTATAATTTTCCATCTTTTTTTAAATTTCCCCATACAAATTCTGATTAAAATTTCACATTTTTATAAAAACTATATCTTAATCTAATTTGTTATAATTTTATGCTTATAATTTTATTATTAATTATGTATATGATATAATTCTCTAAGGAAATAATTTATAAAATATATTTTAAAGGAGGTTTTTATTAATGAAATGTCCTTATTGCACTAAAGAATTAAGTAAAAACAATATTTGCAATAATTTATCTTGTTCTAATTATCAAAAAAAAGTACATGAAAACATTTCTTTTTGTAAAAATAATAATATTGAAAATGACTCCACTGAAAGTATAGATGATAATGAAAAATTTAATATTGATTATTTAAATTCTGATATAAGCGATGAAGAATTTAAATCTTTTGTTGGAGAGAAAAAATCTTCATATTATATAGAATACTTTAATAGATACAAAATAAATAATAGATTTATTTCGTGGAATTGGGCTTCATTTTTTTTCGGTGCATATTGGTTGTTATATAGAAAACTTTTTTTGATTTTCTTTCTATTTTTACTTATAACCACTGGCACTGTAAGCCTTTTAGGACCATTTTCTGCTTTTACTGGAGTTATTATTTCTTTAGTTTTAGGAATGTTTGGAAATAATATTTATATTCGATTTGTTGAACATAAAATATTTTCAATTAGAGACTTTTCTAAAAATATATCCAAAAACATATCTCCAAATTTAACTCATAATGATTATATTAAGCTCCTTACTTCAAAAGGAGGTACTAATTCAGCATTAGCATTTCTGATAATACTACTTATTAATTTTTTAACCATAGCTTTATTATATTAGATTAATAGCTTATTTTATATTATTTAATAAAATAATATAACTGAAATTATCTTATTTTTATAATTAACTAAAAATAAAAATACCATATGTTAGTGATTGAATCGTTTTAACATATGGTATTAAATTTATAATCTAAAATCAATACTAACTTTAACTCTGAATTTCACTAAGTTTAGTACTTAATTCATCTATATTTTTATATGTATTAGATATCC
This genomic interval carries:
- a CDS encoding DUF2628 domain-containing protein, with amino-acid sequence MKCPYCTKELSKNNICNNLSCSNYQKKVHENISFCKNNNIENDSTESIDDNEKFNIDYLNSDISDEEFKSFVGEKKSSYYIEYFNRYKINNRFISWNWASFFFGAYWLLYRKLFLIFFLFLLITTGTVSLLGPFSAFTGVIISLVLGMFGNNIYIRFVEHKIFSIRDFSKNISKNISPNLTHNDYIKLLTSKGGTNSALAFLIILLINFLTIALLY